One window of Aliarcobacter lanthieri genomic DNA carries:
- a CDS encoding type II toxin-antitoxin system RelE/ParE family toxin, with protein MKIIRTKQYNFELQSILQYISEDKVNASKSFYSKLNKKIKELPSFPYKCRKSIYFNDDNIRDMIFKVYTILYEVSLEQNKIFIYSIFNQNKPN; from the coding sequence ATGAAGATTATAAGAACAAAGCAATATAACTTTGAATTACAATCAATACTTCAATATATTTCAGAAGATAAAGTTAATGCTAGTAAAAGTTTCTATTCAAAACTAAATAAAAAAATCAAAGAATTACCGAGCTTTCCATATAAATGTAGAAAATCTATATATTTCAATGATGATAATATTAGAGATATGATTTTCAAAGTATATACAATACTTTATGAAGTAAGTTTAGAGCAAAATAAAATATTCATATACTCTATTTTTAATCAAAATAAACCTAACTAA
- a CDS encoding FecR family protein encodes MKLNEVEQQANFYLIRQKEGLSVDEQKEFDTWIKDEINQKVYTENKIFIEDVLTLDEDFIKELEDDILQDEKSKLTFSFKYLAASVIFFCIIVFSGYEVNRNFIPKFSKNFVSVDEKILNIELPDNSMIDLDKNSQIQISYYDTKRVIDLEDGNAMFSVSRDENRPFLIKTKDTLIEVLGTKFEVINYDNNTTVNVLEGVVQVSYISSFFKTQTLAKLEKSQSFTFNNEEKRFIKKDVNIKEIASWKNDEIYFNKTSLRDASFMFERYSNHKMIFEDEKSSQLKISGKFSTLHYDSFLKSIEMIYPVKIKKDGNTVRVVKNKTK; translated from the coding sequence ATGAAATTAAATGAAGTAGAACAACAGGCAAATTTTTATCTTATACGACAAAAAGAGGGTTTGTCTGTAGATGAACAAAAAGAGTTTGATACTTGGATAAAAGATGAAATCAATCAAAAAGTATATACTGAAAATAAGATATTTATAGAAGATGTATTAACTTTAGATGAAGATTTTATCAAAGAATTAGAAGATGATATATTGCAAGACGAAAAATCAAAATTAACTTTTAGTTTTAAATATCTTGCAGCTTCAGTTATTTTTTTCTGTATCATTGTTTTTAGTGGCTATGAAGTAAATAGAAATTTTATACCTAAATTTTCTAAAAATTTTGTAAGTGTAGATGAAAAGATTTTAAATATTGAACTTCCAGATAATTCAATGATAGATTTAGATAAAAACTCACAAATACAAATAAGTTATTATGATACAAAAAGAGTTATAGATTTAGAAGATGGAAATGCAATGTTCTCTGTATCAAGAGATGAAAATAGACCATTTCTAATAAAAACAAAAGATACTTTAATAGAAGTTCTAGGTACAAAATTTGAAGTTATAAATTATGATAATAATACAACAGTAAATGTTTTAGAAGGAGTTGTTCAAGTAAGTTATATATCAAGCTTTTTTAAAACACAAACTTTAGCAAAATTGGAAAAATCTCAATCTTTTACTTTTAATAATGAAGAAAAAAGATTTATTAAAAAAGATGTAAATATAAAAGAAATAGCCTCTTGGAAAAATGATGAAATATACTTCAATAAAACAAGTCTAAGAGATGCAAGTTTTATGTTTGAAAGATATTCAAATCATAAGATGATATTTGAAGATGAAAAATCTTCTCAACTAAAAATATCTGGAAAATTTTCAACTTTGCACTATGATAGTTTTTTAAAATCAATAGAGATGATTTATCCAGTTAAAATAAAAAAAGATGGGAATACTGTAAGAGTTGTTAAAAATAAAACTAAATAA
- a CDS encoding RNA polymerase sigma factor, with amino-acid sequence MIEHYKEINLYLQRLTGDKILAKDLTQETYTKFLEVSKTMHNIKKAYLYQIAKNLVIDKVRKDNLIIQTSYNEYEHSIEIEKYTEEILLEELRKKELKESIKNLPPQQKKAFIMFYYKGLTRKEIASILNISTNAVEKNINRAISKIKEDITKDD; translated from the coding sequence ATGATTGAGCACTATAAAGAGATAAATCTATATTTACAAAGACTTACTGGAGATAAAATCTTAGCAAAAGATTTGACACAAGAAACTTATACAAAGTTTTTAGAAGTAAGTAAAACTATGCATAATATAAAAAAAGCTTATCTATACCAAATTGCTAAAAATTTGGTTATAGATAAAGTACGAAAAGACAATCTTATTATACAGACTTCTTATAATGAATATGAACATTCTATAGAAATAGAAAAATATACGGAAGAGATATTATTAGAAGAATTAAGAAAAAAAGAACTAAAAGAGTCTATAAAGAACCTTCCTCCTCAACAAAAAAAAGCTTTTATAATGTTTTACTACAAAGGTTTAACTAGAAAAGAGATAGCTTCAATTTTAAATATAAGTACAAATGCAGTTGAAAAGAATATAAATAGAGCTATATCAAAGATAAAAGAAGATATTACGAAAGATGATTAA
- a CDS encoding 2-isopropylmalate synthase: MSFTKYKKYPKIENFQREWADKSIEEAPIYCSVDLRDGNQALINPLTVEQKLEYFAYLVRMGFKQIEVSFPSASDTDFNFTRKLIEENLIPSDVAIQVLVPAKKELIKKSVEAMKDVNNGIFHLYNPTNEFQRRVVFQKSDEEIIKMAVDSMKYLVELTKDFKGEVTYQYSPESFSQTDLDFAIKICNEVINVVKPTKQKKMIINLPNTLEACTPNVYADRIEYMCKHFNHREALIVSVHPHNDRGTSVAAAELAVLAGAQKVEGTLFGNGERAGNLDIVNFAFNIYSEGIDPKLDLSIIDEVKAMYEEKTNFKVHQRHPFVGDMIFTAFSGGHQDAIKKGIDFYRQSESKVWNVPYLLIDPKDIKRGYEDIIRINSQSGKGGVSFIISEFFGVNMNKDETIKFGYIIKDESDRLKRELEKDEIIELYKKFVCN; the protein is encoded by the coding sequence ATGAGTTTTACAAAATATAAAAAATACCCTAAAATTGAAAATTTTCAAAGAGAATGGGCAGATAAGAGTATAGAAGAAGCACCAATTTATTGTAGTGTAGATTTAAGAGATGGAAATCAAGCTTTGATAAATCCTTTAACTGTTGAGCAAAAATTAGAATATTTTGCTTATTTAGTGAGAATGGGATTTAAACAAATAGAGGTTAGTTTTCCAAGTGCTAGCGATACAGATTTTAATTTTACAAGAAAATTAATAGAAGAAAATTTAATTCCATCTGATGTAGCTATTCAAGTTTTAGTTCCAGCAAAAAAAGAGCTTATAAAAAAGAGTGTGGAAGCAATGAAAGATGTAAATAATGGTATTTTTCATTTATATAATCCAACAAATGAGTTTCAAAGAAGAGTGGTTTTTCAAAAAAGTGATGAAGAAATAATCAAAATGGCAGTTGATTCTATGAAATACTTAGTTGAACTTACAAAAGATTTTAAAGGAGAGGTAACTTATCAATATTCACCAGAGAGTTTTTCTCAAACAGACTTAGATTTTGCTATAAAAATATGTAATGAAGTTATAAATGTTGTCAAACCAACAAAACAAAAGAAGATGATTATAAACTTACCAAATACTTTAGAAGCTTGTACTCCAAATGTATATGCAGATAGAATAGAGTATATGTGTAAACATTTTAATCATAGAGAAGCTTTAATTGTAAGTGTTCACCCTCATAATGATAGAGGAACATCAGTTGCTGCAGCAGAACTTGCAGTTTTAGCTGGTGCCCAAAAAGTAGAAGGAACTTTATTTGGGAATGGAGAAAGAGCAGGGAATTTGGATATTGTTAATTTCGCTTTTAATATTTATTCAGAAGGAATTGATCCTAAATTAGATTTATCAATAATTGATGAAGTAAAAGCTATGTATGAAGAAAAAACAAATTTTAAAGTACATCAAAGACATCCTTTTGTTGGTGATATGATATTTACAGCTTTTAGTGGTGGGCATCAAGATGCTATAAAAAAAGGTATAGATTTTTATAGACAAAGTGAAAGTAAGGTATGGAATGTTCCATATTTATTGATAGATCCAAAAGATATAAAAAGAGGATATGAAGATATTATAAGAATTAATTCACAATCAGGAAAAGGTGGAGTTAGTTTTATAATAAGTGAATTTTTTGGAGTTAATATGAATAAAGATGAAACTATAAAGTTTGGATATATTATCAAAGATGAATCAGATAGATTAAAAAGAGAATTAGAAAAAGATGAAATAATCGAGTTATATAAAAAGTTTGTATGTAACTAA
- a CDS encoding AraC family transcriptional regulator — translation MKSGIFKNSKLSFIELRYVQDIENCVKMHLHEELTITAIKKGSLNLIFNDNEIELKPNEIAIINSQIPHCATINKESKDGYVLYLKKEYLQKINFNFFSSYELVKQKNIYKNFIKLCDCLLDKKVSLIEKEENFYIFCLSFFSFEQTIKNFQEESSLALNIKKYLDDNYLEELILDELAIQFNLSVVHLIRVFKKEFGLPIHSYILNKKVHLAKDLISLNIPIIEVAQNSGFFDQSHLNRSFKRIFQITPKEYQNNIFK, via the coding sequence ATGAAATCAGGAATATTTAAGAACTCAAAACTTAGCTTTATAGAATTACGATATGTTCAAGATATTGAAAATTGTGTAAAAATGCATTTACATGAAGAGCTTACAATAACTGCAATAAAAAAAGGTTCATTAAATCTTATTTTCAACGATAATGAAATAGAATTAAAACCAAATGAGATAGCTATTATAAATAGTCAAATTCCACATTGTGCTACAATAAATAAAGAATCAAAAGATGGATATGTTTTATATTTAAAAAAAGAGTATTTACAAAAAATAAATTTTAACTTTTTTTCATCCTATGAGTTAGTAAAACAAAAAAATATCTATAAAAATTTTATTAAATTATGTGATTGCTTACTTGATAAAAAAGTTTCTTTAATAGAAAAAGAAGAAAATTTTTATATATTTTGTTTATCATTCTTTTCATTTGAACAAACAATAAAAAATTTTCAAGAAGAGTCAAGTTTAGCTTTAAACATTAAAAAATATTTAGATGATAATTATCTTGAAGAACTTATTTTAGATGAGTTAGCAATACAATTTAATCTAAGTGTAGTTCACTTAATAAGAGTATTTAAAAAAGAGTTTGGGTTACCAATTCACTCATATATTTTAAATAAAAAAGTACATTTAGCAAAAGATTTAATATCTTTAAATATACCTATTATTGAAGTTGCTCAAAATAGTGGATTTTTTGACCAAAGTCACTTAAACAGAAGTTTTAAAAGGATTTTTCAAATTACACCAAAAGAGTATCAAAATAATATTTTTAAATAA
- a CDS encoding GNAT family N-acetyltransferase, protein MIIQAKENEYKTLTEIWEDSVRATHTFLNESDINFFRPKILNEYLYAVKLYVYKDKFENILGFIGIDENKVEMLFIEPKYFKNGIGKKLLEFAITTYNIDEVDVNEQNPNAVNFYKYMGFEVINRSETDCFGKPFPLLHMKLNK, encoded by the coding sequence TTGATAATACAAGCAAAAGAAAATGAATATAAAACTCTTACTGAAATCTGGGAAGATTCAGTAAGAGCAACTCACACTTTTTTAAATGAATCTGACATAAACTTTTTTCGACCAAAAATTTTAAATGAATATTTATATGCAGTTAAACTATATGTGTATAAAGATAAATTTGAAAATATTTTAGGATTTATTGGAATAGATGAAAATAAAGTTGAAATGCTTTTTATAGAACCTAAATATTTTAAAAATGGTATTGGTAAAAAACTTTTGGAATTTGCTATAACAACTTATAATATAGATGAAGTTGATGTAAATGAACAAAATCCAAATGCAGTAAATTTTTATAAATATATGGGCTTTGAAGTAATAAACAGAAGTGAAACAGATTGTTTTGGAAAACCATTTCCTCTTTTACATATGAAACTAAATAAATGA
- a CDS encoding superoxide dismutase, producing the protein MKHELMKLPYASLAPLMSDETLEYHHGKHHNTYVTNLNNLIAGTKYEDMSLEDIIKNSEGGLFNNAAQVFNHDFFFNGLTPNQGAIPSIVEKALSDTFGSVDKFKEEFTAKAIGQFGSGWAWLVKDSACKLQIVTTSNAGCPITDGLTPVLTCDVWEHAYYIDTRNARPKFLENFWQLVNWDVVANKLA; encoded by the coding sequence ATGAAACACGAATTAATGAAATTACCATATGCTAGTTTAGCGCCACTAATGTCTGATGAGACTTTAGAATATCATCATGGAAAACACCATAATACTTATGTTACAAATTTAAATAATCTTATTGCTGGAACAAAGTATGAAGATATGAGTTTAGAAGATATTATAAAAAATTCTGAAGGTGGATTGTTCAATAATGCTGCTCAAGTATTTAATCATGATTTCTTCTTTAATGGTTTAACTCCTAACCAAGGTGCAATTCCTTCAATTGTTGAAAAAGCTTTAAGTGATACTTTTGGAAGTGTTGATAAGTTTAAAGAAGAGTTTACAGCTAAAGCTATTGGACAATTTGGTTCAGGTTGGGCTTGGTTAGTAAAAGATAGTGCCTGTAAATTACAAATTGTTACAACTTCAAATGCAGGTTGTCCAATTACTGATGGTTTAACACCAGTTTTAACATGTGATGTTTGGGAACATGCATACTATATTGATACAAGAAATGCAAGACCAAAATTCTTAGAAAACTTCTGGCAACTTGTAAATTGGGATGTTGTAGCTAATAAATTAGCATAA
- a CDS encoding mechanosensitive ion channel family protein — translation MKKHLIQFLKDVGIEPTLLTMSISILIIITVTAIVIHIVLHKVILKSIKKINKKNRNFLTSSLLESNLFQRLALVFQGLVVYWQTTIWVEEGYIYETLLTISLVWISIFGLLAIYSLIDKIFRTLYIKTQTPFFAMQTVIQSIKLIFGIICFIYVISILMDKSPVAILSGLGAMSAVLMLVFKDTILGFTAGLQLSTNKMVQVGDWIEMPKYGADGDIIDIGLNVVKVRNFDKTITTIPTYALVSDSFKNWQGMREAGGRRIKRAIKIDINSIKFLNDDDIKRLEKANLLAPYLKKKRDEIEEYNEKNHFDLSVSVNGRRLTNIGTLRAYIETYLKNHPNINKNMTIMVRQLAPSEYGIPLEIYCFTSTTVWIDYENIQSDIFDHIYSVLGDFGIKSYQYN, via the coding sequence ATGAAAAAACATTTAATACAATTTTTAAAAGATGTTGGAATTGAACCAACTTTATTAACTATGAGTATTTCAATCTTAATCATTATTACAGTAACTGCGATTGTTATACATATTGTACTGCATAAAGTTATTTTAAAAAGTATAAAAAAGATTAATAAAAAGAATAGAAATTTTTTAACTTCAAGCTTATTAGAATCAAATTTATTTCAAAGATTAGCTTTAGTTTTTCAAGGTTTAGTTGTATATTGGCAAACAACTATTTGGGTAGAAGAAGGGTATATTTATGAAACATTACTTACTATATCTCTTGTTTGGATAAGTATTTTTGGACTATTAGCTATATACTCTTTAATTGATAAAATTTTCAGAACTCTATATATTAAAACTCAAACACCATTTTTTGCTATGCAAACTGTAATTCAAAGTATTAAATTAATTTTTGGAATTATATGTTTTATATATGTTATTTCTATTTTAATGGATAAATCACCAGTTGCTATTTTAAGTGGACTTGGAGCAATGTCAGCAGTTTTAATGTTGGTTTTTAAAGATACAATATTGGGATTTACAGCTGGATTACAACTATCTACAAATAAAATGGTTCAAGTGGGTGATTGGATAGAAATGCCAAAATATGGTGCAGATGGAGATATTATAGATATTGGATTAAATGTTGTAAAGGTAAGAAATTTTGATAAAACAATTACAACAATTCCAACTTATGCACTTGTATCAGATTCTTTTAAAAACTGGCAAGGTATGAGAGAAGCAGGTGGTAGAAGAATAAAAAGAGCAATAAAAATAGATATAAATAGTATAAAATTTTTAAATGATGATGATATAAAAAGACTTGAAAAAGCAAATCTCTTAGCTCCATATCTAAAGAAAAAAAGAGATGAAATAGAAGAATACAATGAAAAAAATCATTTTGATTTAAGTGTTAGTGTAAATGGAAGACGGCTTACAAATATAGGAACTTTAAGAGCATATATTGAAACATATTTAAAAAATCATCCAAATATAAATAAAAATATGACAATTATGGTTAGACAATTAGCTCCAAGTGAGTATGGAATTCCTCTTGAAATTTATTGTTTTACATCAACAACAGTTTGGATAGATTATGAGAATATTCAGTCAGATATTTTTGATCATATATACTCTGTTTTAGGTGATTTTGGGATAAAGTCTTATCAATATAATTAA
- a CDS encoding manganese-dependent inorganic pyrophosphatase — protein sequence MALYTCGHIIPDSDSICSAIALAHLLNEIGRPAIPARQGEANPETKFILDKFGFELPEIKASFAGHELFITDYSDIAQAPKDLDKTTIVGIVDHHKLGDITTSAPLECWIRPVGCTNTIVKEMYDYHKVEIPKNIAAIMMCAILSDTVIFKSPTCTPLDIQVVRELARIAEIEDYGALGMEMFKVKSEVIGTPIRDLVMRDYKNFDMHGNKVGVGQLEVVDGSVFDAIKDDLMADIKKVKEEENLHTVALLLTDIMKEGSEVLVTSEDTSIFEKAFNCKLENGKVWLDGCLSRKKQIIPFLEPAFA from the coding sequence ATGGCTTTATATACATGTGGGCATATTATTCCAGATTCTGATTCTATTTGTTCAGCAATTGCTTTAGCACATTTGCTAAACGAAATAGGAAGACCAGCAATCCCAGCAAGACAAGGAGAAGCAAATCCAGAAACAAAATTTATTTTAGATAAATTTGGATTTGAATTACCAGAAATAAAAGCTTCTTTTGCTGGACATGAACTTTTTATAACAGATTATTCAGATATTGCTCAAGCTCCAAAAGATTTAGACAAAACAACAATTGTTGGAATTGTTGATCATCATAAATTAGGAGATATTACGACTTCAGCTCCATTAGAGTGTTGGATAAGACCTGTTGGATGTACAAATACAATTGTAAAAGAGATGTATGATTATCATAAAGTTGAAATACCAAAAAATATTGCAGCTATTATGATGTGTGCTATATTATCTGATACAGTTATTTTTAAATCTCCTACATGTACACCACTTGATATTCAAGTTGTAAGAGAATTAGCAAGAATTGCAGAAATTGAAGATTATGGTGCTTTAGGTATGGAAATGTTTAAAGTGAAATCAGAAGTTATTGGAACTCCAATAAGAGATCTTGTAATGAGAGATTACAAAAACTTTGATATGCATGGAAATAAAGTTGGAGTTGGACAACTTGAAGTTGTAGATGGAAGTGTATTTGATGCAATTAAAGATGATTTAATGGCTGATATTAAAAAAGTAAAAGAAGAAGAAAATTTACATACAGTAGCATTACTTTTAACAGATATTATGAAAGAAGGTAGTGAGGTACTTGTTACGAGTGAAGATACTTCTATATTTGAAAAAGCATTTAACTGTAAACTTGAAAATGGAAAAGTTTGGTTAGATGGTTGTTTATCAAGAAAAAAACAGATTATTCCTTTTTTAGAACCTGCATTTGCATAA
- a CDS encoding lactate utilization protein produces the protein MKEFLNILKSCGYDANFVKNKEEALFLAQTYIKPNMSVGLGGSMSVQEIGLLDFLVNNKNITLYNQYEAGISMDENIKRRKLGLISDIFITSTNAITKDGKLVNADGSGNRVAALCYGPTNVLLIIGKNKIVDTLEDGFKRVMDVAVVKNIDRMNKKSISFGKEPKYNLDNIANKFTWLKADDDKGRIIIILVNEDLGY, from the coding sequence ATGAAAGAATTTTTAAATATTTTAAAATCTTGTGGTTATGATGCAAATTTTGTAAAGAATAAAGAAGAAGCTTTATTTTTAGCACAAACTTATATTAAACCGAATATGAGTGTAGGATTAGGTGGAAGTATGAGTGTACAGGAAATAGGTTTACTTGATTTTTTAGTTAATAATAAAAATATTACTTTATATAACCAGTATGAAGCTGGTATTTCTATGGATGAGAATATTAAAAGAAGAAAATTAGGTTTAATTAGTGATATTTTTATAACTAGTACAAATGCAATAACAAAAGATGGAAAGTTAGTAAATGCAGATGGTAGTGGAAATAGAGTAGCTGCTCTTTGTTATGGACCTACAAATGTTTTATTGATTATTGGAAAAAATAAAATAGTTGATACTTTAGAAGATGGTTTTAAAAGAGTAATGGATGTTGCAGTGGTTAAGAATATAGATAGAATGAATAAAAAATCAATTTCTTTTGGAAAAGAGCCTAAATATAATTTGGATAATATTGCAAATAAATTTACTTGGTTAAAAGCTGATGATGACAAAGGAAGAATAATCATTATTTTAGTTAATGAAGATTTAGGATATTAA
- a CDS encoding asparaginase domain-containing protein, giving the protein MIKSKITVINTGGTFNKRYNSLNGLLEVPNDSLALDEIICYIYNIDFEVLNIISKDSLDMNDDDRNLIVNTIKECENKNIIIVHGTDTMNLTASFIDKYIKNKNIVLTGAMVPISINKVEATLNFSSAIGFLNSKIENGIYISMHGSIKNYNNLVKNREIGQFLIKE; this is encoded by the coding sequence ATGATAAAATCTAAAATTACAGTGATAAATACAGGTGGAACTTTCAATAAAAGATACAATTCTTTAAATGGATTGTTGGAAGTTCCAAATGATAGTTTAGCTTTAGATGAAATTATTTGTTATATATATAACATTGATTTTGAAGTTTTAAATATAATTTCTAAAGATAGCTTAGATATGAATGATGATGATAGAAATTTGATAGTTAATACTATAAAAGAGTGTGAAAATAAAAATATCATTATAGTACATGGGACAGATACTATGAATTTAACAGCTTCTTTTATAGATAAATATATAAAAAATAAAAATATAGTTTTAACTGGAGCTATGGTTCCTATTTCTATAAATAAAGTTGAAGCAACATTGAATTTTTCTAGTGCAATAGGTTTTTTAAATTCTAAAATAGAAAATGGAATTTATATATCTATGCATGGAAGTATAAAAAATTATAATAATCTTGTAAAAAATAGAGAAATAGGTCAATTCTTAATTAAGGAATAA
- the aspA gene encoding aspartate ammonia-lyase translates to MDNLYRIEKDFLGEKEIENDKYYGIQTLRARENFNITTIGISLFPNFIISLAKVKKACALTNFELGDLSELQKNAIVEACDKIISGEFHDQFIVDPIQGGAGTSTNMNANEVIANIALEILGHPKGSYNIIHPNNHVNMSQSTNDAYPTAIKITLYELIFKLQDSLKILRDAFYEKAVEFKDILKMGRTQLQDAVPMTLGQEFKTYASMIDDDILRLSKAQNMLREVNLGATAIGTGINTKPEYQELVIKNLVLVTGTDYYKAHDMIEATQDTGSFVQISGRFKSIAIKVSKICNDLRLLSSGPRAGLNEINLPPMQPGSSIMPGKVNPVMPEVVNQVAFDVIGADVTISMASEHGQLQLNVFEPIIAYKLFISINMMRRAFESLAEKCIKGITANPEICMNNVLNSATLVTSLNPILGYEKSSAVAKEALRTGKRVYDILLEQELFTKEELEELLQPKNMVHNYDKI, encoded by the coding sequence ATGGATAATTTATACAGAATTGAAAAAGATTTCTTAGGTGAAAAAGAGATAGAAAATGATAAGTATTATGGTATTCAAACTTTAAGAGCTAGAGAGAATTTCAATATTACTACAATTGGAATTTCATTATTCCCAAATTTTATAATATCTTTAGCAAAAGTAAAAAAAGCTTGCGCTTTAACAAACTTTGAATTAGGTGATTTAAGTGAACTTCAAAAAAATGCTATTGTAGAGGCTTGCGATAAAATTATTTCTGGAGAATTTCATGATCAGTTTATTGTAGATCCAATACAAGGTGGTGCAGGAACTTCTACAAATATGAATGCAAATGAAGTTATAGCAAATATTGCTTTAGAAATTTTAGGACACCCAAAAGGTTCATATAATATTATTCATCCAAATAATCATGTAAATATGAGCCAATCTACAAATGATGCTTACCCAACAGCAATAAAAATAACTTTATATGAATTAATATTTAAATTACAAGATAGCCTTAAAATTTTAAGAGATGCTTTTTATGAAAAGGCAGTTGAATTTAAAGATATTCTAAAAATGGGAAGAACTCAACTTCAAGATGCTGTTCCTATGACTTTAGGACAAGAGTTTAAAACTTATGCAAGTATGATTGATGATGATATCTTAAGACTTTCGAAAGCTCAAAATATGTTACGCGAAGTAAATCTTGGAGCAACTGCTATAGGAACAGGTATAAATACAAAGCCAGAATACCAGGAACTGGTAATTAAAAATTTAGTACTTGTTACTGGAACAGATTATTATAAAGCACATGATATGATAGAAGCTACTCAAGATACTGGTTCTTTTGTACAAATTTCTGGAAGATTTAAATCCATTGCTATAAAAGTATCAAAAATATGTAATGATTTAAGGCTTTTAAGTTCAGGTCCACGTGCAGGATTAAATGAAATAAATCTTCCTCCAATGCAACCAGGAAGTTCTATAATGCCTGGAAAAGTTAACCCAGTTATGCCTGAAGTTGTAAATCAAGTTGCATTTGATGTAATAGGAGCTGATGTAACTATTTCAATGGCAAGTGAACATGGACAATTACAGTTAAATGTATTTGAACCAATTATTGCATATAAACTATTTATTTCTATAAATATGATGAGAAGAGCTTTTGAAAGTTTAGCTGAAAAATGTATAAAAGGAATTACTGCTAATCCAGAAATTTGTATGAATAATGTTTTAAATTCTGCAACTTTAGTGACTTCATTAAATCCAATTTTAGGATATGAAAAAAGTTCAGCTGTTGCAAAAGAAGCTTTAAGAACTGGAAAAAGAGTTTATGATATTTTATTAGAACAAGAATTATTTACAAAAGAGGAATTAGAAGAGTTACTTCAACCAAAGAATATGGTTCATAACTATGATAAAATCTAA
- a CDS encoding 5'-methylthioadenosine/adenosylhomocysteine nucleosidase, with the protein MTKLAIMGAMEEEIEPLLSYFDNINIVEYADNKYYEVNYKGLNIVIAYSKIGKVFASLTASTMIQKFSCDTLLFSGVAGAINPNLHIGDLIIANKLCQHDLDITAFGHKNGYVPGGKIFVETSEELRQIAKKVAVQNSLKVIEGTIATGDQFVHSSERKDFIQNIFNADALEMEGASVAVVCDALNIPFFILRAISDSADMDAGFDFDEFLQMSAKNSADYIMKIVEELIK; encoded by the coding sequence ATGACTAAATTAGCTATTATGGGAGCAATGGAAGAAGAAATTGAACCTCTTTTATCATATTTTGATAATATAAATATTGTAGAATATGCAGATAATAAATATTATGAGGTAAATTATAAAGGTCTTAATATTGTAATAGCTTATTCAAAAATAGGAAAAGTTTTTGCAAGTCTTACTGCTTCTACTATGATTCAAAAGTTTTCTTGTGATACTCTACTTTTTTCAGGAGTTGCAGGAGCAATAAATCCAAATTTACATATTGGTGATTTAATAATTGCTAATAAACTTTGTCAACATGATTTAGATATTACAGCTTTTGGACATAAAAATGGTTATGTTCCAGGTGGAAAGATTTTTGTTGAAACTTCAGAAGAACTACGACAAATTGCTAAAAAAGTTGCAGTTCAAAATAGTTTAAAAGTAATAGAAGGAACTATTGCTACTGGTGATCAATTTGTTCATTCATCTGAGAGAAAAGATTTTATTCAGAATATTTTTAATGCAGATGCTTTAGAAATGGAAGGTGCAAGTGTTGCTGTAGTTTGTGATGCTTTAAATATTCCATTTTTTATTTTAAGAGCGATTTCAGATAGTGCTGATATGGATGCAGGATTTGATTTTGATGAATTTTTACAAATGAGTGCAAAGAATTCTGCTGATTATATAATGAAAATAGTAGAAGAACTTATTAAGTAA